The region ATGTTCTATCATCCGGCAGCATGCTGAATGATAAAATCAGGAAGCTCATGTTTTACTTTCCTGAGATCAGGGAAATAACCATTAACAAAGATTCCTTCAACAAAATCCGCCTCACCCGTAAAACCAGGGAATACACCAAAGCCCTGGCCATTGCCAAAATGTTGATCCTGAATTTTTCACCCGATATTTCAATGGGTGATGAAAATATGCTGGCGCTTCTGTTCGATATGAACAAGCTGTGGGAGAAGTATATCTACAAACAGCTCAAGGCCAGGGAAGACGAGAATCTGCGTGTTATGTATCAGGTACACGATCTCTTTTGGGAGTCCAAAAGCATTTACCCGGACATTGTAATCGAAAGAAAAAAGGCCACGGCTATTGGTGAGAGCACCGATGATAATAGATGGGAACCATGCATCATTGACACCAAATGGAAATTGATAGATGTAAACAAACCCTCCGACGATGACCTGAAGCAAATGTATGTTTACAATATGTACTGGAACAGTTCCAAAAGTATGCTCTTATACCCAAAGCTTGCCAGTTCGGAGGATAGCGGTTTTGGCAAATTCCACAAAGGGAGGTCGGGCGATAATCATTGCAAAATTGGTTTTGTGAGTGTGTTGGATGATAGTGGAGAATTCAATCAGGGAGTTGCAAATGAGATTTTGGACAAAATTGAACTGGAGTAAGATAGCTGGA is a window of Bacteroidales bacterium DNA encoding:
- a CDS encoding restriction endonuclease — protein: TVIRNGIKFCQYVGVIQIGNLTIEILPKADKQSITKHDYDSETRRWQKVLLKMLAISGEIDLETVSEASLRKRFTLLDLYFEVYLQEVDTLLRRGLTKKYRQNEGNVKALKGRLNFSRDIQRNCIHRERFYTCHQSYDHEHLINQILLKGINILDVLSSGSMLNDKIRKLMFYFPEIREITINKDSFNKIRLTRKTREYTKALAIAKMLILNFSPDISMGDENMLALLFDMNKLWEKYIYKQLKAREDENLRVMYQVHDLFWESKSIYPDIVIERKKATAIGESTDDNRWEPCIIDTKWKLIDVNKPSDDDLKQMYVYNMYWNSSKSMLLYPKLASSEDSGFGKFHKGRSGDNHCKIGFVSVLDDSGEFNQGVANEILDKIELE